Proteins encoded together in one Onychomys torridus chromosome 1, mOncTor1.1, whole genome shotgun sequence window:
- the LOC118578722 gene encoding olfactory receptor 2AT4-like: protein MENVACNGSGDSQTIFYLTGIPSLQKSLFLPVFFLFLFFYLLILTGNTLILVAVVTEPSLHKPMYFFLVNLSALDILFTTTTVPKMLSLFLLEDRFLSFPACFLQMYLFHSFSCSEAFILVVMAYDRYVAICHPLHYPVHMTPQTNTALAASAWITALLLPIPAVVQTSQMAFDSIAYIYHCFCDHLAVVQASCSDTSPQTLMGFCIAMVVSFLPLLLVLLSYACILASVLRINSKEGRSKAFSTCSSHLLVVGTYYSSIAIAYVAYRADLPLDFHIMGNVVYAILTPVLNPLIYTLRNKDVKAAITKMTCHQDPKNVGKP, encoded by the coding sequence ATGGAAAACGTAGCCTGTAATGGGTCAGGGGACTCTCAGACCATCTTCTACCTTACAGGCATCCCCTCTCTGCAAaaatctctcttcctccctgtcttcttcctcttcctcttcttctaccTGCTCATCCTGACGGGGAACACCCTCATCCTGGTGGCCGTGGTGACAGAGCCCAGCCTCCACAagcccatgtacttcttcctagTCAACCTCTCAGCCCTGGACATCCTTTTCACCACAACCACTGTCCCTAAGATGCTGTCCCTGTTCCTGCTTGAGGACAGAttcctcagtttccctgcctGCTTCCTCCAGATGTACCTGTTTCACAGCTTCTCCTGCTCAGAAGCCTTTATCCTGGTGgtcatggcctatgaccgctatgtggctaTCTGCCACCCTCTGCACTACCCTGTCCACATGACCCCACAGACAAACACTGCACTGGCAGCCAGTGCCTGGATCACCGCCCTCCTCCTGCCCATCCCAGCAGTGGTACAGACCTCCCAGATGGCATTTGACAGCATCGCCTACATCTACCACTGCTTCTGTGACCACCTAGCTGTAGTGCAGGCCTCCTGCTCAGACACCAGCCCCCAGACACTCATGGGCTTCTGCATCGCCATGGTggtgtccttcctccctctcctcctggtGCTTCTCTCCTATGCCTGCATCCTGGCCTCAGTGCTTCGTATCAACTCCAAGGAAGGGCGTTCcaaagccttctccacctgcagCTCCCACCTTCTGGTGGTGGGCACCTACTACTCATCCATTGCCATAGCCTATGTGGCCTACAGGGCTGACCTGCCCCTGGACTTCCACATCATGGGCAATGTGGTGTATGCTATTCTGACCCCTGTTCTCAACCCTCTCATCTACACTCTGAGGAACAAGGATGTCAAGGCAGCCATCACTAAAATGACATGTCACCAGGATCCAAAGAATGTTGGAAAACCCTGA